One Sphaerisporangium krabiense DNA segment encodes these proteins:
- a CDS encoding IclR family transcriptional regulator has translation MVREGSSIDKALAVLEAIAEHHRVTDIAAATGVSKSTVHRILQSLVEWGFARPDGNGGYEPGPRILTLAGKVMSRFDPSRQASAALRALHDRTGYTTHFGILGGDEAVYVEKLEGRRPYQMPSRVGMSLRLHSTAIGKAVLAELGDDEVRALAARTGLARCTPATLTEVEELLAHLGEVRNLGYAVDDEENEPGVRCVGAAVFDHTGRVLGGISISTLAMDMDRGALERLGPEVAAAAREVSTALGAPAAARAR, from the coding sequence GTGGTCAGGGAAGGCAGCTCCATCGACAAGGCGCTGGCGGTGCTGGAGGCGATCGCCGAGCACCACCGCGTCACCGACATCGCGGCGGCGACGGGGGTGTCCAAGTCGACCGTGCACCGCATCCTGCAGTCGCTGGTCGAGTGGGGGTTCGCCCGCCCGGACGGCAACGGCGGGTACGAGCCGGGGCCGCGCATCCTCACCCTGGCCGGCAAGGTGATGAGCCGGTTCGACCCCTCGCGGCAGGCGTCGGCCGCGCTGCGCGCGCTGCACGACCGCACCGGCTACACCACCCACTTCGGCATCCTCGGCGGCGACGAGGCCGTCTACGTCGAGAAGCTTGAGGGCCGCAGGCCCTACCAGATGCCCTCGCGGGTGGGCATGAGCCTGCGGCTGCACTCCACGGCGATCGGCAAGGCGGTCCTGGCGGAGCTGGGCGACGACGAGGTGCGCGCCCTGGCGGCGCGCACGGGCCTGGCCCGGTGCACGCCGGCCACGCTGACGGAGGTGGAGGAGCTGCTCGCCCACCTGGGCGAGGTCAGGAACCTCGGGTACGCGGTGGACGACGAGGAGAACGAGCCCGGCGTCCGCTGCGTCGGCGCGGCGGTGTTCGACCACACCGGCCGCGTGCTGGGCGGCATCTCGATCTCCACGCTGGCGATGGACATGGACCGCGGCGCGCTGGAACGGCTGGGCCCCGAGGTGGCCGCCGCGGCCCGCGAGGTCTCGACCGCCCTCGGCGCGCCCGCGGCGGCACGGGCCCGCTGA